A region from the Dehalogenimonas sp. THU2 genome encodes:
- a CDS encoding zinc metallopeptidase encodes MGLYLAFIIPPLLLMLYAQWRVSSTFGKYSKVANDRGMTGLAAARWLLDQHNLQNVQVELSKGKLSDHYDPRSKVLRLSPDVANKASVAALGIVAHEVGHAVQHATAYAPLKVRNAMYPVASLGSKFGFLLVFVGLILSITNLAWAGVALFGAAVLFSVITLPVEFNASTRARTMLRSTGLVSVSEASGASAVLSAAALTYVAAMLQAVMQLLYFVMLLVGGRR; translated from the coding sequence ATGGGTCTTTATCTAGCCTTTATCATCCCCCCGCTGCTGCTGATGCTTTATGCCCAGTGGCGGGTTTCCTCGACCTTCGGCAAATACAGCAAGGTGGCCAACGACCGGGGTATGACCGGCTTGGCCGCGGCTCGGTGGCTGCTGGACCAGCATAACCTGCAAAACGTCCAGGTGGAACTGTCCAAGGGTAAACTGTCCGACCACTACGATCCCCGAAGCAAGGTATTGAGATTGTCGCCTGATGTCGCTAATAAGGCCTCGGTGGCGGCACTGGGTATCGTAGCTCACGAGGTGGGACACGCCGTACAGCATGCTACCGCCTATGCCCCGCTCAAAGTACGCAACGCCATGTACCCGGTAGCCAGCCTGGGCTCCAAATTCGGCTTCCTCCTGGTATTCGTCGGCCTGATCCTCTCCATTACGAATCTCGCCTGGGCCGGCGTGGCTCTGTTCGGCGCCGCCGTGCTCTTCTCGGTCATCACCCTGCCGGTGGAGTTCAACGCCTCCACCCGGGCCCGAACGATGCTGCGCTCCACCGGCCTGGTCTCGGTTTCCGAAGCCAGCGGCGCCTCAGCGGTATTGTCCGCGGCGGCCCTGACCTACGTGGCGGCCATGCTGCAGGCAGTGATGCAACTGTTGTACTTCGTGATGCTGCTGGTAGGCGGAAGACGCTAG
- a CDS encoding Crp/Fnr family transcriptional regulator, with protein MTRLGCMTDMWLFAALSNEERAELQRSAVRRLEYRRGDCLFNEGDAAEAVFLVTAGRIRLFKISEDGREITLGYLGLNDLFGEEILFAENRRTFNAEAVEDTRVCACFKKELEAMLSGHPAMATRVIKVMADKLSQLTEHLADVAIYDARDRILRTLGRLARNNGEIIPNGIRLGFRLTHDDLGAMIGTSRVTVTNVLKSLREEGLVTTDNEMRRLVVAPHLLDIEAQTAPELLSRRCLCFTETV; from the coding sequence ATGACCAGACTCGGCTGCATGACCGATATGTGGCTCTTCGCAGCCTTGTCCAATGAAGAGCGGGCGGAACTTCAACGTTCCGCGGTACGGCGACTGGAATACCGGCGCGGCGATTGCCTTTTCAATGAAGGTGATGCCGCCGAAGCCGTATTTCTGGTTACCGCCGGACGGATCAGGCTTTTCAAAATATCTGAAGACGGCCGGGAGATTACCCTGGGTTACCTGGGGTTGAACGACCTCTTCGGTGAGGAAATCCTGTTTGCCGAAAATCGTCGCACCTTCAACGCCGAAGCGGTGGAAGACACCCGGGTTTGCGCCTGTTTTAAGAAGGAACTGGAAGCGATGCTGTCCGGGCATCCGGCCATGGCTACCCGGGTCATCAAGGTTATGGCCGATAAACTCTCGCAATTGACCGAGCACCTGGCCGATGTTGCGATTTATGATGCCCGCGACCGGATTTTGCGGACACTGGGCCGGTTAGCCCGCAATAACGGCGAAATAATACCAAACGGAATTCGACTTGGTTTCCGCCTGACTCATGACGATCTGGGGGCGATGATCGGTACCTCCCGGGTCACGGTGACTAATGTCCTCAAATCGCTCCGGGAAGAGGGTTTGGTTACCACCGACAACGAAATGAGGCGCTTAGTAGTGGCGCCCCACCTGTTGGATATTGAAGCACAGACAGCGCCGGAGCTATTGTCCCGGCGCTGTCTGTGCTTTACTGAAACCGTCTGA